The Syngnathus scovelli strain Florida chromosome 7, RoL_Ssco_1.2, whole genome shotgun sequence DNA window ACGGAGGAGGAGGGGAGCCTCTGTCAGACAGTGACTCAGAGGAGGAGGATTTCCCCGATGACAGCACCACTCCGCTGGGAGACTACGTCACTCTCGGTGAGGCAGGCTCAAATAAAGAGGGGGTACCCTTCAAGGACATGACTTGCAGACGAGTCAGTTTAATCCATTCCTCTACGACCAACCTTTCTCGTCCTTTCTTGTGGTTCTGACATCCCTCTGTGTTTCCCTTTATGCATCTTCAGGACTGAAGCAGCTGTTGGATGCTCAACAGTTGTGTGATGTGACCTTGGTTGTTGAGGGAAGGAAGTTCCTGTGTCACAGGTATACCTGCCAAGACTCATTAGATGTCAATTGTCATCCCTTTTTAAACACTGAACACACACTCATGAATGTACCTAGCTATTTTTGTGCCGCTCAAGATAATTATCTTGATAATCTGTCTGTTGGCCTGTTCAGGGTGCTCCTAGCAGCTGTAAGCCCATATTTCAGGGCAATGTTCACCAGTCCCCTGGTGGAGTCTCGCCTCACCGAAATCCGGCTGGAGGAAGTGACACCGTCCGTCATGGAGACCGTCATCCAGTTTGTGTACACTGGGGAAGCCGGGCTGTCTCTGGAAACCGCTGAGGATCTATTTGTGGCCGCCAATCGCCTTCAGGTCATGCCTCTGCAAGACCTGTGCTCCAGGTGAAGTCATATCTGTGGTTTAATGTTGTCAGTGATTTTTTCTTGTTGGAAGAACTGAACCGCAAAAATGTCAGCATCAATATATTCACTGTCTACTGGAATGATGTCAAGTTACTGTAAATGATGTATCGCCTCTATCTGACTCACGACGAGTAGGTTAAGAACCGCCGTGAAAGGTTATTTTTCTCTTCTGAATGTATTCCCTCCAGGTTTCTATTTGAGCACCTGTCGGTGGACAACTGTCTGGGGATGTATTCTCTAGCTCGATCTCACCATGACCAGCTGTTGCTCCGCGCCTCCCTCCGGCTGGTGGCCCAGCACTTCCCTCGTGTATCCCGCCACAAAGACTTCCTCCTCCTTGATCACGGCACCCTCGGTAGCCTCCTGAGTTCGGACCGTTTGGGAGTAGATTCTGAGGCGGAGGTGTACGATGCAGCGAGGCGCTGGGCTGAGCACCAACCGTTGGATCGCTACGCTCACATGCCAGCACTGCTTCACCACCTGCGTCCGGGACTGTTGTCACAGGAGGAGAGTCGAAGACTGAGCCAGGAGTTGGGCCCCGCCGCAGCCGGCGAGGGTCTTGGAGGGCCCCTACGTCCGAGGGAAGGAATGTTTGAGAAAAAAATAGTTTGCGTGGACCTGACACCGAGGGAAGATGAGAGATTACTTACATACGACTACACTGTGGACTGCTTCGACCCGCGGACAGGGAAGTGGGAGAAGCTGGCAGCGTTGGGCTCACTGGTGAGTCCCGGCTGCACAGCTGTGGGCGAAAGACTGTTTGTAGCAGGAGGAATTCTGGGCTCGGGCTCTGTGTCTTCGGCTGTGCATGAATATGACGCTGTGCTGGACCGCTGGACAGAACGCCCTTCCATGGGCCTACCTCGGTGTATGTTGGGCCTGCTGGGCTGCGGCGAGTCGCTCTTCGCTTTGGGGGGAAGCAATCGCTCAGCACTGCTGGACTCCAGCGAGACCCTGGAACTGGCTACACTTAAGTGGGCACCGGGTCCTCGGTTACCCCTCCCCCTGCGTGCCTTTGCCTGTGCAGCTCTGCGAGGACGACTCTACCTTTTAGGCGGAACCACACTTGAACAGAACCGGGCTGTGGTCCATTCAGGGGTGCTTATTTATCACACCTTGACAGACTGCTGGACTCGAGTGTCTCTGGACTCTGGCGCCACCTGCCTCGCTGGAGGTGTAGCGGTGCGAGGAGGAGTTTGTGCCATCGGCGGATACATCAGGGATACGACCAAGTTCTTGGATGGAAACTACACCAATCTGGAGACTTTAGACGCCACTGGCCGCGTGCTGTTTTTCAGGGAGGGCAGGGCATTTGGTGTGGAGCGAGAGGTGACTGGAGGAGGGGTTACGGTGTCTGCAGAGCAGCGTGCCGGCGCAGGCGGGGCTAGCGACAGAGCCCCCAGCCCAGTGGTTTTCCCCGGCCTGCCTCGGAGGATTGCAGCCGGGGGTGTGGCCAGGTGGAAACGAAggatttatgttttgggtggagAAAACGGCTCCCGGTTCTATGACAGCGTGTACTGTTGGAAGCCCGGCTGGCGAAGCTGGGTGCAGAGACGTGAGAAACTCCCTGGAGACACAGGAGGCGTCAGTCAGTTTGGGTGCACCACTCTTAAGTTCCCTAAGAAACACATCCTGTCCAGACTGAGACGAGCCAAAGAAAACTGCATTGCGCATGAGTAGCTTGACAAGAACCAGTTGAACGTAGAGATGAGCTCCAGGTTGACAAAGCTTGGTCACAATTTCACAAAAGTCTGCTAGCAACCACAGCATATGTAGAAAATTGGTGTAGCTAAGAGCTTCAATGCGCCTGAATGTATTTTGATTATCTGCTCACACTGAAAGTTTATCTAGTGTTGGCATTCAGAAAGTTGCACATTTTACACAGCTCTGTTGCTACAAATATGTTGCTACTGTTATCTGCTCAGAATTTTTGATATCACtgagttttttttgttctaaCAAATAAGTTGTGCACCTGAAAGGCTTCACAACCAAATGATGTGAACTCAATACAGCAGATACATTTATTTGTTTCAAAGCTTCCTGTTCAGAGTACAAGTCACTCCAGAGTGGCAAAAGCGGTGATGATTACGTGAAAAGCATGTTAAATTTTTCTGTTAT harbors:
- the si:dkey-260j18.2 gene encoding kelch-like protein 12, yielding MNAVRGGTVTWRPQPWQDGDGGGGEPLSDSDSEEEDFPDDSTTPLGDYVTLGLKQLLDAQQLCDVTLVVEGRKFLCHRVLLAAVSPYFRAMFTSPLVESRLTEIRLEEVTPSVMETVIQFVYTGEAGLSLETAEDLFVAANRLQVMPLQDLCSRFLFEHLSVDNCLGMYSLARSHHDQLLLRASLRLVAQHFPRVSRHKDFLLLDHGTLGSLLSSDRLGVDSEAEVYDAARRWAEHQPLDRYAHMPALLHHLRPGLLSQEESRRLSQELGPAAAGEGLGGPLRPREGMFEKKIVCVDLTPREDERLLTYDYTVDCFDPRTGKWEKLAALGSLVSPGCTAVGERLFVAGGILGSGSVSSAVHEYDAVLDRWTERPSMGLPRCMLGLLGCGESLFALGGSNRSALLDSSETLELATLKWAPGPRLPLPLRAFACAALRGRLYLLGGTTLEQNRAVVHSGVLIYHTLTDCWTRVSLDSGATCLAGGVAVRGGVCAIGGYIRDTTKFLDGNYTNLETLDATGRVLFFREGRAFGVEREVTGGGVTVSAEQRAGAGGASDRAPSPVVFPGLPRRIAAGGVARWKRRIYVLGGENGSRFYDSVYCWKPGWRSWVQRREKLPGDTGGVSQFGCTTLKFPKKHILSRLRRAKENCIAHE